A DNA window from Bradyrhizobium barranii subsp. barranii contains the following coding sequences:
- a CDS encoding VOC family protein, translating into MGGVSVGVLDHFNIRTRNLAETVRFYEDVLGLEKGARPDFAFPGAWMYSEGKAVVHLVDISPTSEPQKPDSGVVHHVAFVSRGFDGMKQRLTSKGMKFDSRQVPGGDLWQIFVHDPNGVMIELNYEAAAEQGAAPAEMADDIGKQ; encoded by the coding sequence ATGGGCGGCGTGAGCGTTGGTGTCCTCGATCATTTCAACATCCGGACCCGGAATCTGGCCGAGACGGTCCGCTTCTATGAGGACGTGCTGGGCCTGGAAAAGGGCGCCCGGCCCGATTTCGCCTTCCCGGGGGCCTGGATGTACAGCGAGGGCAAGGCGGTGGTGCACCTCGTCGATATTTCCCCGACCTCGGAGCCACAAAAGCCGGATTCCGGCGTTGTCCACCATGTCGCCTTCGTCAGCCGCGGGTTCGACGGCATGAAGCAGCGGCTGACGTCCAAGGGCATGAAATTCGACTCCCGCCAGGTGCCCGGCGGCGACCTCTGGCAGATCTTCGTCCACGACCCCAATGGGGTCATGATCGAGCTCAATTACGAGGCCGCTGCGGAGCAGGGGGCAGCCCCCGCGGAGATGGCTGACGATATCGGCAAGCAGTAG
- a CDS encoding TIGR02281 family clan AA aspartic protease produces the protein MIRFLLVLVMLAGTAGAVVAYGDPDRIARASNKVSHMFRAQIASPAPAVQIQRGQGGEFALRAKINGVAAPMVIDTGATSVVLTWETAKAIGLPLEMLEYDVDLETAGGHTKAARLTLDRLSVGHLVEKSVPALVVPRGQMKTNLLGMSFLDRLESWGVRADKLMLTGYPELPDRRALR, from the coding sequence ATGATCCGCTTCCTGCTCGTTCTCGTCATGCTCGCCGGCACGGCCGGTGCCGTCGTCGCCTATGGCGATCCCGACCGGATCGCGCGCGCGAGCAACAAGGTCTCGCACATGTTTCGCGCGCAGATCGCCTCCCCGGCCCCGGCCGTGCAGATCCAGCGCGGCCAGGGTGGCGAATTCGCGCTGCGCGCGAAGATCAACGGCGTCGCCGCTCCGATGGTGATCGATACCGGTGCGACCTCGGTGGTGCTGACCTGGGAAACCGCGAAAGCGATCGGACTGCCGCTCGAGATGCTCGAATACGACGTCGATCTCGAAACCGCGGGTGGCCACACCAAGGCAGCCCGCCTTACGCTCGACCGTCTCTCCGTCGGCCACCTCGTCGAAAAGTCGGTGCCGGCCCTCGTCGTGCCGCGCGGGCAGATGAAGACCAATCTGCTTGGCATGAGCTTCCTCGACCGCCTGGAGAGCTGGGGTGTGCGCGCCGACAAGCTGATGCTCACCGGCTACCCGGAATTGCCCGATCGCCGCGCGCTCCGATAA
- a CDS encoding DUF1289 domain-containing protein: MSKETPCVAVCMIDPKTRLCFGCGRTLPEIARWHAMESTERLAVMALLPARMADAGLQPIAGSPKRA, encoded by the coding sequence ATGAGCAAAGAAACGCCGTGCGTCGCCGTCTGCATGATCGATCCCAAGACGAGGCTGTGCTTCGGCTGCGGCCGGACCTTGCCGGAGATCGCGCGCTGGCACGCCATGGAGAGCACGGAACGGCTCGCGGTGATGGCGCTATTGCCCGCACGCATGGCGGATGCGGGTTTGCAGCCGATCGCGGGATCGCCGAAACGCGCCTGA
- a CDS encoding YunG family protein, with amino-acid sequence MSFDPDEVQRTLRKAWSLSTSSLWTASNPAAGQCNVTALLVHELFGGELLKTPLPAGDHFYNRIEGRRYDFTASQFDQPIAYVDLLTDRADAELGATSEQLTKLRAAFLRHCTSTIPAGGTAGLPGVHQSASGSDFPTNRICPG; translated from the coding sequence ATGAGCTTCGATCCCGATGAGGTTCAACGCACGCTGCGCAAGGCATGGTCGCTGTCGACTTCCAGCCTATGGACGGCGAGCAATCCGGCGGCAGGGCAGTGCAACGTCACGGCGCTGCTCGTTCACGAACTCTTCGGCGGCGAGCTGCTGAAAACGCCTCTGCCGGCGGGCGATCATTTCTACAATCGGATCGAAGGACGGCGGTACGACTTCACAGCGAGCCAGTTCGATCAGCCGATTGCCTACGTCGACTTGCTCACAGATCGAGCCGACGCAGAGCTGGGAGCAACGAGCGAGCAACTGACTAAGCTCAGGGCCGCTTTTCTGCGGCACTGTACTAGTACTATCCCGGCTGGTGGGACGGCGGGCTTGCCCGGCGTCCATCAGTCGGCCTCCGGGTCCGACTTCCCGACCAATCGTATCTGCCCCGGATAA
- a CDS encoding sensor histidine kinase, which produces MSKPAEKPEVVQLPAEPVSAPSASSRRAASQRVREARDKLTSTSGTRPAFDAEMLRQYAQTRLSASYVVMLLVVATGVLFGLWMQPIPAAAWTAGMLCIHAAMIRSCHRFLAEAPSPAATRTWRTHFVVLDLLYGLCWMAILIHPVLDMVTETLMMFLMLLVIAVSSMLAANLPIAALAATAPVAVAMALSFAITGALDNYILAALALAAEGYFVLLAHRLHSSTFATLEARAEKDALIGELEQAKAISDEARHRAESANVAKSRFLAQMSHELRTPLNAILGFSEVMKSEIFGAHAVPVYKEYSADIHNSGVHLLNLINEILDLSRIEAGRYELNEEAVSLVGIVADCHHLMKLRASSRGITIHEVFEQAMPRLWADERAIRQVVLNLLSNSIKFTPQGGEIWLKAGWTASGGQYLSVRDSGSGIPEDEIPIVLASFGQGSNSIKSAEQGAGLGLPIAKNLIDLHGGTFTLKSKLRIGTEVIVTFPPERVMSALAPMSDDSPPLQPDSSAVPDEKRRPRHKPIMSAGTGS; this is translated from the coding sequence ATGAGTAAACCCGCTGAAAAGCCAGAGGTCGTACAGCTTCCGGCCGAGCCGGTGAGCGCGCCATCGGCGAGCAGCCGACGGGCTGCGTCGCAGCGGGTACGCGAGGCGCGCGACAAGTTAACGTCGACCAGCGGAACCCGGCCGGCTTTCGACGCCGAGATGCTGCGCCAATATGCCCAGACGCGGCTGTCGGCCTCCTATGTCGTGATGCTGCTGGTGGTCGCCACCGGCGTGCTGTTCGGGCTGTGGATGCAGCCGATCCCGGCCGCGGCCTGGACCGCCGGCATGCTCTGCATCCACGCCGCGATGATCCGCAGCTGCCACCGTTTCCTGGCAGAGGCCCCCTCGCCCGCGGCGACGCGCACATGGCGGACGCACTTCGTCGTGCTCGACCTGCTCTATGGCCTGTGCTGGATGGCGATCCTGATCCATCCCGTGCTCGACATGGTCACGGAAACGCTGATGATGTTCCTGATGCTGCTGGTGATCGCAGTGTCGAGCATGCTGGCCGCCAATCTGCCGATCGCCGCCCTTGCCGCCACGGCGCCGGTCGCGGTCGCGATGGCGCTGAGCTTTGCAATCACCGGCGCGCTCGACAATTACATCCTGGCGGCGCTCGCGCTCGCAGCCGAAGGCTATTTCGTGCTGCTGGCGCACCGCCTGCACTCCTCGACCTTCGCCACGCTCGAGGCACGCGCCGAGAAGGACGCGCTGATCGGCGAGCTCGAACAGGCCAAGGCGATCTCGGACGAAGCGCGCCACCGCGCCGAATCCGCCAACGTCGCAAAATCGCGCTTCCTCGCGCAGATGAGCCACGAACTGCGCACGCCGCTGAACGCGATCCTCGGCTTCTCCGAGGTGATGAAGAGCGAAATTTTTGGCGCACACGCGGTGCCGGTCTACAAGGAATATTCCGCCGACATCCATAATTCCGGCGTGCACCTGCTCAACCTCATCAACGAGATCCTCGATCTGTCGCGGATCGAGGCTGGCCGTTACGAGCTCAACGAGGAAGCGGTGTCGCTGGTCGGCATCGTCGCCGACTGCCATCATTTGATGAAGCTGCGCGCCTCGAGCCGCGGCATCACCATCCACGAGGTATTCGAGCAGGCCATGCCGCGGCTCTGGGCCGACGAGCGGGCGATCCGCCAGGTCGTGCTCAACCTGCTCTCCAACTCGATCAAGTTCACCCCGCAAGGCGGCGAGATCTGGCTCAAGGCCGGCTGGACCGCTTCGGGCGGGCAATATCTCTCGGTGAGGGATTCCGGCTCCGGCATCCCCGAGGACGAGATCCCGATCGTGCTCGCCTCGTTCGGCCAGGGCTCCAACTCGATCAAGTCGGCCGAACAGGGCGCAGGGCTCGGCCTGCCCATCGCCAAGAACCTGATCGACCTGCATGGCGGCACATTCACGTTGAAATCGAAGCTGCGCATCGGCACAGAAGTGATCGTCACCTTCCCGCCGGAGCGCGTGATGAGTGCGCTGGCGCCGATGTCGGACGATTCTCCGCCGCTCCAGCCGGACAGTTCCGCGGTGCCCGACGAGAAGCGCCGGCCGCGCCACAAGCCGATCATGAGCGCTGGTACGGGCTCTTAA
- the dusA gene encoding tRNA dihydrouridine(20/20a) synthase DusA, whose product MFHRHLTRRALLYTEMLTTGAIIHGDRERLLGFDAVEHPVALQLGGSDPRELAQAARIGEEFGYDEINLNVGCPSDRVKDGRFGACLMAEPELVARCVDAMKGAVSIPVTVKCRIGIDDQDPEVALDTLARGVVASGCDALIVHARKAWLNGLSPKENRDIPPLDYDRVYRLKRAMPDVPIIINGGIPDIDEAKAHLEHVDGVMLGRAAYQEPWRLLSVDQDIFGEAAPHATMQDALEAMMPYIEQQLARGTRLHAITRHFVGAFHAVPGARAFRRHLAEQGVKPGAGVDVLRDAIARVGARAPAEAAA is encoded by the coding sequence GTGTTCCATCGCCATCTGACGCGGCGGGCGCTGCTCTATACGGAGATGCTGACGACCGGCGCCATCATTCATGGCGACCGGGAGCGGCTGCTCGGGTTCGACGCGGTCGAGCATCCGGTGGCGCTTCAGCTTGGCGGGTCGGATCCGCGCGAGCTCGCACAGGCCGCGCGGATCGGCGAAGAGTTCGGCTATGACGAGATCAACCTCAATGTCGGCTGCCCGTCGGATCGTGTGAAGGATGGCCGCTTTGGAGCCTGCCTCATGGCGGAGCCGGAGCTTGTGGCGCGATGTGTCGACGCGATGAAGGGCGCGGTTTCCATTCCCGTCACCGTCAAATGCCGCATCGGCATCGACGATCAGGATCCGGAGGTCGCGCTCGATACGCTTGCGCGTGGAGTGGTCGCGTCAGGCTGCGATGCGCTGATCGTGCATGCCCGCAAGGCCTGGCTCAACGGTCTGTCGCCGAAGGAGAACCGCGACATCCCGCCGCTCGACTATGACCGCGTCTATCGCCTCAAGCGCGCGATGCCTGATGTGCCCATCATCATCAACGGCGGCATCCCCGATATCGACGAGGCGAAAGCGCATCTCGAGCACGTCGACGGCGTGATGCTCGGCCGCGCCGCCTATCAGGAGCCATGGCGGCTGCTCTCCGTCGATCAAGACATCTTCGGCGAAGCGGCGCCGCATGCGACGATGCAGGACGCGCTCGAAGCGATGATGCCCTATATCGAGCAGCAGCTTGCGCGGGGCACGCGGCTGCATGCGATCACGCGGCATTTCGTCGGGGCGTTCCACGCCGTGCCCGGCGCGCGCGCCTTCCGCCGCCATCTTGCCGAGCAGGGGGTGAAGCCGGGCGCCGGTGTGGACGTGCTGCGCGATGCGATCGCGCGTGTCGGTGCGCGCGCTCCGGCGGAGGCCGCGGCCTAG
- a CDS encoding Mrp/NBP35 family ATP-binding protein has translation MSVTQQQVLDSLARIKSPRGVALTNANVLSAISAADGKVFFSINVDAAEARAWESVRAEAEAAVRAIPGATTVMVALTAERKPGAAPPPPPTPSRGTPGVQPVHAHKPPPQGGAQSPMARQSEIPGVAAVIAVASGKGGVGKSTTALNLALGLRDLGLRVGLLDADIYGPSVPRLTGLHEKPALDGERKMIPLKRFGLAIMSIGFLVEEETAMIWRGPMVMSAVTQMLRDVAWGSLDVLVVDMPPGTGDAQLTLAQNVPLKGAVIVSTPQDLSLIDARRGLAMFRKVNVPVLGIVENMSYFQCPHCGTKSDIFGHGGARHEAEKLGVPFLGEIPLHMAIRATSDGGNPVVDSEPDGPHAAIYRAIAGQVRDQLKGVIAAA, from the coding sequence TTGAGCGTGACGCAGCAACAGGTTCTCGACAGCCTCGCCAGGATCAAGTCGCCCCGCGGGGTCGCGCTCACCAATGCCAATGTGCTGAGCGCGATCAGCGCGGCCGACGGCAAGGTGTTCTTCTCGATCAACGTCGATGCCGCCGAGGCGCGGGCCTGGGAATCCGTCCGGGCCGAAGCCGAAGCCGCCGTGCGCGCCATTCCCGGCGCCACCACCGTGATGGTGGCGCTGACCGCCGAGCGCAAGCCGGGCGCCGCACCGCCTCCGCCGCCAACGCCGAGCCGGGGCACGCCGGGCGTGCAGCCGGTCCACGCCCACAAGCCGCCGCCGCAGGGCGGCGCTCAATCGCCGATGGCTCGCCAGTCCGAGATTCCGGGTGTCGCTGCCGTGATCGCGGTTGCCTCGGGCAAGGGCGGCGTCGGCAAGTCGACCACCGCGCTCAACCTGGCGCTGGGCCTGCGCGACCTCGGCCTCAGGGTCGGGCTGCTCGATGCCGACATCTACGGCCCCTCGGTGCCGCGGTTGACGGGCCTCCACGAGAAGCCGGCGCTGGACGGCGAGCGCAAGATGATTCCGCTCAAGCGTTTTGGCCTCGCCATCATGTCGATCGGCTTCCTGGTGGAGGAAGAGACCGCGATGATCTGGCGCGGTCCCATGGTGATGTCGGCGGTGACGCAGATGCTGCGCGACGTCGCATGGGGGAGCCTCGACGTGCTCGTGGTCGACATGCCGCCGGGCACCGGCGATGCCCAGCTCACGCTGGCGCAGAATGTACCGCTCAAGGGCGCCGTGATCGTCTCGACCCCGCAGGACCTGTCCCTGATCGATGCACGGCGGGGGCTTGCGATGTTCAGGAAGGTCAACGTGCCCGTGCTCGGCATCGTCGAGAACATGAGCTACTTCCAGTGCCCGCATTGCGGCACGAAATCGGATATTTTCGGCCATGGCGGCGCGCGCCACGAGGCCGAGAAGCTCGGGGTACCGTTCCTGGGCGAGATCCCCCTGCACATGGCGATTCGCGCCACCTCGGATGGCGGTAATCCCGTGGTCGACAGCGAGCCGGACGGCCCTCATGCGGCGATCTATCGCGCCATTGCGGGGCAGGTTCGGGACCAGCTCAAAGGCGTTATCGCCGCGGCCTGA
- a CDS encoding outer membrane protein, with the protein MTARAALRRTMRALPFAAVFAASNACAADLSPRYAAPSSAYTAPQPVYSWTGLYAGFNAGYAESGDDAFNNLVGISGGKVKGAVGGMQIGYNYQLSPMFVVGIENDFEGGDIKNHDALNSAAVSIPWYMTGRARAGIATMDSRLLFFGTAGLATGELKDGPINKMKMGWTAGGGVEWAFLPKWSAKAEYLYTEFKHDDLPDWNAAKFHTFRVGVNYHFDLLR; encoded by the coding sequence ATGACTGCCAGAGCCGCCTTACGCCGCACGATGCGCGCCCTGCCCTTTGCCGCGGTGTTCGCCGCGAGCAACGCCTGCGCTGCCGACTTGTCGCCGCGCTACGCCGCGCCCTCCTCGGCCTACACTGCGCCGCAGCCGGTGTACTCGTGGACGGGTCTCTATGCGGGCTTCAACGCCGGCTACGCAGAGAGCGGCGACGACGCGTTCAATAATCTCGTCGGCATCAGCGGCGGGAAGGTCAAGGGCGCCGTCGGCGGCATGCAGATTGGCTACAACTACCAGCTCTCGCCGATGTTCGTGGTCGGCATCGAGAATGACTTCGAGGGCGGCGACATCAAGAACCACGACGCGCTCAACAGCGCCGCGGTGAGCATCCCCTGGTACATGACCGGCCGCGCCCGCGCCGGCATCGCGACGATGGATTCACGGCTGCTGTTCTTCGGGACCGCGGGTCTTGCCACCGGCGAGTTGAAAGACGGGCCGATCAACAAGATGAAGATGGGCTGGACCGCGGGCGGCGGCGTCGAATGGGCGTTCCTGCCGAAATGGTCGGCCAAGGCCGAATATCTCTACACCGAGTTCAAGCACGACGATCTGCCGGACTGGAACGCCGCGAAATTCCACACCTTCCGCGTCGGCGTGAACTATCATTTCGATCTGCTCCGCTGA
- the nhaD gene encoding sodium:proton antiporter NhaD, with protein MLIAIAVIFVLAYAAIALEHPLRISKSATALIGAGLLWAIYAATIGDHAMVGRQIDESVVSTAQIVFFLIGAMTIVEVIDAHDGFEVITSRISTTSQVRLMWLIGFVTFFLSAILDNLTTTIVMVSLIQRLIARRDDRLLFASLIVIAANAGGAWTVIGDVTTTMLWIGGQITPLKIMGSVFLPSLVNLLVPLAFISLLVKGKSIAPPPKDDGVQLVGSFERNLMFYLGLGVLIAVPAFKAVTHLPPFMGVLLGLGIVWLVGEVVHRDKDEHVRRPLTLAHALTRIDMSSIVFFLGILLAVACLEHAGLLSMLARWLEATIGRQDVIVVVLGLLSAVIDNVPLVAATMGMYDLGHYPPDSFLWEFIAYCAGTGGSILIIGSAAGVAAMGLERIEFLWYARRIAIPALAGYLAGAVVYVAQHAALH; from the coding sequence TTGCTGATCGCGATCGCCGTCATCTTCGTTCTGGCCTATGCGGCGATCGCGCTCGAACACCCACTCCGGATCAGCAAGAGTGCCACGGCGCTGATCGGCGCCGGGCTGCTCTGGGCGATCTACGCGGCCACGATCGGCGACCACGCCATGGTCGGCCGGCAGATCGACGAATCCGTCGTTTCCACCGCGCAGATCGTGTTCTTCCTGATCGGCGCGATGACCATCGTCGAGGTGATCGACGCCCACGACGGTTTCGAGGTCATCACCTCCCGCATCAGCACGACGAGCCAGGTCCGCCTGATGTGGCTGATCGGCTTCGTGACCTTCTTCCTCAGCGCGATCCTGGACAATCTGACCACCACCATCGTGATGGTCTCGCTGATCCAGCGGCTGATCGCCAGGCGCGACGACCGCCTGCTGTTCGCCTCCCTCATCGTCATCGCCGCCAATGCCGGCGGCGCCTGGACCGTGATCGGCGACGTCACCACGACCATGCTGTGGATCGGCGGGCAGATCACGCCGCTGAAGATCATGGGCTCGGTGTTCCTGCCCTCGCTGGTCAATCTGCTCGTGCCGCTCGCCTTCATCAGCCTTCTGGTGAAAGGCAAGTCCATCGCGCCGCCGCCCAAGGACGACGGAGTTCAGCTCGTCGGGTCGTTCGAGCGCAATCTGATGTTCTATCTGGGGCTCGGCGTATTGATCGCCGTGCCGGCCTTCAAGGCGGTCACGCACCTGCCGCCCTTCATGGGCGTGCTGCTCGGGCTCGGCATCGTCTGGCTGGTCGGCGAGGTCGTTCACCGCGACAAGGACGAGCATGTCCGCCGTCCGCTGACGCTCGCGCATGCGCTGACGCGGATCGACATGAGCTCGATCGTGTTCTTCCTCGGCATTCTGCTGGCGGTCGCCTGCCTCGAACATGCGGGCCTCCTGTCGATGCTGGCGCGCTGGCTGGAGGCGACGATTGGCCGCCAGGACGTCATCGTCGTCGTGCTCGGCCTGCTCAGCGCCGTCATCGACAACGTGCCGCTGGTGGCGGCGACCATGGGCATGTACGACCTCGGCCACTACCCGCCCGACAGCTTCCTCTGGGAATTCATCGCCTATTGCGCCGGCACCGGCGGCTCGATCCTGATCATCGGCTCGGCCGCGGGCGTCGCCGCCATGGGGCTCGAGCGGATCGAGTTCCTCTGGTACGCCCGCCGCATCGCCATCCCCGCGCTCGCGGGCTATCTGGCGGGCGCGGTGGTCTACGTCGCCCAGCATGCGGCACTGCACTGA
- a CDS encoding NAD(P)-dependent oxidoreductase: MAKVAFLGLGVMGFPMAGHLVKKGGHEVTVYNRTAAKAKEWADKFGGKTAATPKAAAEGQDFVMCCVGNDNDLRAVTIGPDGAFAGMKKGATFVDHTTASAEVARELDAAATKAGFKFIDAPVSGGQAGAENGVLTVMCGGAQDAYSGVEPIITGAYARMCKLLGPAGSGQLTKMVNQICIAGLVQGLSEGIHFAKKSGLDVAAVIETISKGAAQSWQMENRYKTMNEDKYDFGFAVEWMRKDLSISLAEARRNGANLPVTALVDQFYAEVEKMGGKRWDTSSLLARLNR, translated from the coding sequence ATGGCTAAAGTCGCTTTCCTCGGTCTCGGCGTGATGGGCTTCCCCATGGCCGGACACCTCGTGAAAAAAGGGGGCCATGAGGTCACCGTCTATAACCGCACCGCGGCCAAGGCGAAGGAATGGGCGGACAAGTTCGGCGGCAAGACCGCAGCGACCCCGAAGGCCGCGGCCGAGGGCCAGGATTTCGTGATGTGCTGCGTCGGCAACGACAATGATCTGCGCGCGGTCACGATCGGCCCCGACGGCGCGTTCGCCGGCATGAAGAAGGGCGCGACCTTCGTCGACCACACCACCGCCTCCGCCGAGGTCGCACGCGAGCTCGACGCTGCCGCCACCAAGGCCGGCTTCAAATTCATCGACGCTCCCGTTTCCGGCGGCCAGGCCGGCGCCGAGAACGGCGTGCTGACGGTGATGTGCGGCGGCGCGCAGGACGCCTATTCCGGCGTCGAGCCGATCATCACGGGCGCTTATGCGCGGATGTGCAAGCTGCTCGGGCCCGCCGGCTCCGGCCAGTTGACCAAGATGGTCAACCAGATCTGCATCGCGGGTCTGGTCCAGGGCCTCTCCGAGGGTATCCACTTCGCCAAGAAGAGTGGCCTCGACGTCGCCGCCGTGATCGAGACCATCTCCAAGGGCGCAGCGCAGTCCTGGCAGATGGAGAACCGCTACAAGACCATGAACGAGGACAAGTATGATTTCGGCTTCGCGGTCGAATGGATGCGCAAGGACCTCTCGATCTCGCTGGCCGAAGCCCGCCGCAACGGCGCCAATCTGCCGGTGACCGCGCTGGTCGACCAGTTCTACGCCGAGGTCGAGAAGATGGGCGGCAAGCGCTGGGATACGTCGAGCCTGCTCGCGCGCCTTAACCGCTGA
- a CDS encoding TRAP transporter substrate-binding protein, which produces MKRRDFLKVSAAGAAATAAVASPAIAQSMPEIKWRLTSSFPKSLDTIYGGGEQLAKYVAEMTDNKFQIQVFAAGEIVPGLQALDATSNGTVEMCHTVSYYYVGKDPTWAIYASVPFGLNARQQNSWWYQGGGEQLGNEFFKKSNVIGQPCGNTGTQMGGWFRKEIKTVADLSGLKMRIGGIAGQVLQKVGVVPQQLAGGDIYPALEKGTIDAAEWVGPYDDEKLGFAKVAKYYYYPGFWEGGPTVHAFTNLDKWNSLPKNYQAILTNAMANANSWMAARYDMQNPAALKRLVAGGTQLRPFTNEVLEACLKSTNELWGEISAKNPDFKKSIDAMQAYRSDEYLWWQVAEYTYDSFMIRSRTRG; this is translated from the coding sequence ATGAAGCGTCGTGATTTCCTGAAAGTGTCGGCAGCAGGCGCGGCGGCGACCGCCGCGGTGGCCTCGCCGGCGATCGCGCAGTCCATGCCCGAGATCAAGTGGCGCCTGACGTCGAGCTTCCCGAAGTCGCTCGACACCATCTATGGCGGTGGCGAGCAACTGGCGAAGTACGTCGCCGAGATGACCGACAACAAATTCCAGATCCAGGTGTTCGCCGCCGGCGAAATCGTCCCCGGCCTCCAGGCGCTCGACGCGACCTCGAACGGCACGGTCGAGATGTGCCACACCGTCTCCTACTACTATGTCGGCAAGGACCCGACCTGGGCGATCTACGCCTCGGTGCCGTTCGGCCTCAACGCGCGCCAGCAGAACTCCTGGTGGTACCAGGGCGGCGGCGAGCAACTCGGCAACGAATTCTTCAAGAAGTCGAACGTGATCGGTCAGCCCTGCGGCAACACCGGCACCCAGATGGGCGGCTGGTTCCGCAAGGAGATCAAGACCGTTGCGGACCTCTCCGGCCTCAAGATGCGCATCGGCGGCATCGCCGGCCAGGTGCTCCAGAAGGTCGGCGTCGTGCCGCAGCAGCTCGCCGGCGGCGACATCTATCCGGCACTGGAGAAGGGCACCATCGACGCCGCCGAGTGGGTCGGTCCCTACGATGACGAGAAGCTCGGCTTCGCCAAGGTCGCCAAGTACTACTACTATCCCGGCTTCTGGGAAGGCGGTCCGACCGTCCACGCCTTCACCAATTTGGACAAGTGGAATTCGCTGCCGAAGAACTACCAGGCGATCCTCACCAATGCGATGGCCAACGCCAACAGCTGGATGGCCGCGCGCTACGACATGCAGAACCCGGCGGCGCTGAAGCGTCTGGTCGCCGGCGGCACCCAGCTTCGTCCCTTCACCAACGAAGTGCTCGAGGCCTGCCTCAAGTCGACCAACGAGCTGTGGGGCGAGATCTCGGCCAAGAACCCCGACTTCAAGAAGTCGATCGACGCCATGCAGGCCTACCGCTCCGACGAATATCTGTGGTGGCAGGTCGCCGAATACACCTACGACAGCTTCATGATCCGCTCGCGCACCCGCGGCTGA
- a CDS encoding ArdC family protein: MAKGRKIDCTTATKPSLYEEITSHIIADLEAGTFPWARPWGASGESKAFALPSNAATGNPYSGINILILWGKMFESGFTSQRWLTFNQASALGGTVRKGEHGTTVCYADRFVPKRAQDSARRGTEGQAEEGEASIPFLRRYTVFNLDQCDQLPADLSLASPELPERQLVPQAEALAKATLADIRIGGADAFYLPLADTVHILPQPAFFEQINFYRTLFHELGHWTGHPNRLNRDLTGTFGSKPYAHEELVAELTAAFVCAALSIKPTVRHADYLGSWLDVLRSDSRAIFRAASKASKAADFLLAFSEDNRAAAAKARAP, translated from the coding sequence ATGGCCAAGGGCCGCAAGATTGATTGCACGACAGCGACCAAACCGAGCCTCTACGAAGAAATCACCTCGCACATCATCGCCGACCTGGAGGCCGGCACCTTCCCATGGGCGCGACCCTGGGGCGCGAGTGGTGAGAGCAAGGCGTTTGCGTTGCCCAGCAATGCCGCGACCGGCAATCCCTATTCCGGGATCAATATCCTGATCCTGTGGGGCAAGATGTTTGAATCCGGCTTCACCTCTCAAAGGTGGCTCACCTTCAATCAGGCATCAGCCCTCGGCGGCACCGTACGCAAAGGAGAGCATGGCACGACGGTCTGTTATGCCGACCGCTTCGTCCCCAAGCGCGCGCAAGATTCTGCGCGTCGAGGCACAGAGGGGCAGGCGGAGGAGGGGGAGGCAAGTATTCCCTTCCTGCGCCGCTACACGGTTTTCAATCTGGATCAATGCGACCAATTGCCGGCCGATCTCAGCCTCGCGTCACCCGAACTGCCCGAGCGGCAGCTCGTGCCGCAGGCCGAGGCGCTCGCCAAGGCAACGCTTGCCGATATCCGCATCGGCGGCGCGGACGCATTCTATCTGCCGCTGGCAGATACCGTTCACATCCTGCCACAGCCGGCATTCTTCGAGCAGATCAACTTCTATCGGACGCTCTTTCATGAGCTCGGACACTGGACCGGCCATCCCAACCGGTTGAACCGCGACCTCACGGGTACCTTCGGCTCGAAACCTTACGCCCATGAGGAATTGGTCGCCGAGTTGACCGCCGCTTTTGTCTGCGCCGCGCTCTCCATCAAGCCGACGGTCCGGCATGCCGACTATCTCGGTTCATGGCTGGACGTGCTCCGCAGCGACAGCCGCGCAATTTTTCGGGCCGCAAGCAAAGCCTCCAAGGCCGCCGATTTTCTGCTCGCGTTCAGCGAAGACAACCGAGCGGCCGCAGCGAAGGCGAGGGCGCCCTGA